The Fragaria vesca subsp. vesca linkage group LG2, FraVesHawaii_1.0, whole genome shotgun sequence genome includes a window with the following:
- the LOC101298470 gene encoding LYR motif-containing protein At3g19508-like produces the protein MLKALRIYAEALRLVRRLPKDSRPYYAKYLRENFVNYREVEVNDDQALHDLFNRAYLHSLWVLNKYSVDESAADKLKKICTG, from the exons ATGTTGAAAGCTTTGAGAATCTACGCGGAGGCTCTGAGATTGGTGCGGCGGTTGCCCAAGGACTCAAGGCCTTACTACGCCAAGTATCTTCGCGAGAACTTCGTCAATTACAGAGAGGTCGAGGTTAACGATGACCAAGCTCTCCACGACCTCTTCAATCGCGCTTACCTTCATTCCCTCTGGGTCCTCAACAAG TATTCTGTTGATGAATCCGCCGCCGATAAGTTGAAGAAGATCTGCACCGGTTAG